CGCGAACTCGTCCCCAGATATCCGGACATGACCAGGAAGCCGGTGGTCCAGAAACTCCTCAAACGCGGGCTTCCCCTCCAGGCGCGCTCTGCTGCAGTTCGGACAAGCGACGATCCGGTCCTCGAGGAACTCGGGAGAGAACACCCGCGACTGCAGCATGGCGCAATATGCAGCGAAGCTCCGCAAGGGCGATTGGGCCACCCCGTCGCCCTCCAGAAGCTCCCGAGGAAACCCGCCTTGAGAGGCCACTGCCCCGATCAGGAGCTGTGTCGCCTTGTAGTTCAGCCACTGCACCGGCAGTGATCGCTCCCGCAATTCCTGCTGCCGCCGGATTGTCTCGTACCCCATCGTGTTCGAATCGGAGTTAGATAGATAACGCCCGAACTCGCGTTCCTGGGCCTTATCGAGCACCTGAACGAAGCCGGGCCCGGCTTCAGTCGCGACGAGTTCCCGGCCCTGCACGCTGCACCGGACGATCCTGGGCAGAGGTGTCCCACCGTGATTCATGTAGGCTAAGCAGGCTAGTTCCGCCAGCGTCCACCACGACGTGCGATAATCGTCCGTCTCGAAGATCCAGAACTCTTCCGCGGCCCGGATCTTCCCGTCGATGAAGGCAAGGATCTGCCAGCGACGGTGCTCGGTCATGAATTCACCGGAAAGCGCGCCCGGTGGATAGTAGAGCACCGGGAAATCCGGATCGTGGTGGTCCGCTTTCACTTGCTCGACCACGTCTTCCACGTAGAAGCCCGCCACGCCGACAGGGTGCCTGTGGTTACGGGAGTGCCGGCTCAGGTAGCTGACAAACGCGCGCCCCGACCAAGTCTGTCGCGCCTTCTTTTGTTCCAGCGCTTCTTCGATCCTCCGGTTCGCCCACGCAGTCACCAGCCCCATGCTCTGGCCGAGTTCGCCCTCGCGGATGACGACCTTCTCCCCAGCGGGCCGGGGCAGCCGATTCGCCAGGAGGCGGAGTTGCCGGAGCACCCAATCCACGAGGACATTGTTCTCCAAGCGGGTGTGAACTCCGCTCGGCGCAGCCGAAACATCCGGAAACCCGCCATCATGAAACGGCTGAAAATTCAGCGGCAGCGGTGTGCGGCTAACCACCAGGAAATGGTCCATGCAGGTGGGCCACATCTGAGCCGCCTGGTAGTTGGAGCCCAGTGGGTCCTCGACCGAGCCGTCGAATACCACAATGTCGTCCTCCATCCCGAACCGGATCATCGCCGATTGATCCCCGCCGTAGACAGCCGGCCGCATCTCCACCTTCATCTCACGAGGGAGGTCCGAAGCAAGCGAGGCCTGCAGCCTCTGCGCGAAATCACGGCCCTGCTGAGATGCAGACGCGAAAAGCGTTAGGGTGATCTCTTTCATGGGCACCTCGCAACTTGATTATGGATGGTGAAGATGGCTTGTGTTGATCACGAAGGAAGACCTGCGGACTCGCCTTGCAGCGCATTACGCGTTGCAGTTAAATTGGCGTTCCAGGCACGCTATATCAACACCGCTATTCGTTTCCGCACCAGATGGGTGGGGGATCCGGCGGGGCGGAAGAAGGTCCACGTGTGGGCTGGACGGTCCCCAACCCAGGACCTCTGTATGCACAAACCTTATCAAGCGCAGAGGGTGATGCCAGTCTTCATCTCTTATACACGTTCCGACGAGGCAGTGGCCCGCCGAATCCATACGACCCTAACTGGGAAGCAGATCACGGCATATCTGGACCTGCTCGATCCTGACATCGCACCAGATCGCGTAACGCAGGCCGTTTGCAACGGGTTGAACCGGTGTACGCACCTTCTTGCCGTGGTGTCCCGTGAAACGCGGGCGTCGTGGTGGGTACCGTTTGAGATCGGTGTGGCGACCCAGGGCGACCGACGGATCACCACCTTCGTTCGAGACCTGAACCGTGTTGATCTCCCGCATTACCTTCAGATCTGGCCCATACTGGTGGCGGATGTTCAGCTCGACACGTTCGCGCGGCTGTATCTCCAGGACAGGATGGTACTGGAAAACAAAGGGTTGGTGACAGCCGCACGGTCTGCGGCCATCCAGAACGCATCTCAGTTCCACGCCCGGCTGCGCGGAGCGATCGGCCAGTAGGTGGGTGAGCGATTCCTACTGCCCTGTCGAGACATCCTTGTAATCTGTTCTACCGCCCTCCGCGCTGGGTGTTGGCGCCCGTAGCGGCGTGCGGCAGTTTGATCGCCCTCTTCACGGCCGATGCGTAGCCGTCGGTCAGCACAGGATCTCTGCACGCTCACTCTCCCCCATGCGCTAGTCCGCAGCAACGTCTGTCGTGTTCTTTCAGGAGAGCCCAAGATGGAGCGCTGGAAGGAACTGATCGATTACAAAGTAAATGGCGTACCACTCCTCAGCGGGGCGTTCTTCGCGCGGTGGGGGGAGCGTGCATGGAAACCAACTGACGAGGACCGAGAGGCGGCCGCGGTTCTGCAGATGGAGATCTCCTCACGAATCACCTCGCATGGATTGGGCTATTCGGCCGGAGTCGAGGAAACTGCACTGCGCAGTGTCTATTCGCTCTTCGGAAGAACGCGAGAGATCTGCACGAAGCACCCTTTCGCGGTACATTTCAGCACGATCGCCTGGGATGTGCTGAACCGGCATGTGCGCCCGTTCACCGCGAAGTGGCACCGAGCCGCACAGGCCGGAGCGCTTGCTGCCCTCGACGCGACGGACGAGTTCCGCGCGGAGCTTGCGTCGCTGCAGCCTGTGCTGCGATGTCTCGACGACCTCCTTCTCGCGATCCGCGACGGCGAGCGGCCTTCGGACCGGGTAGCCGATGCTGTTGACCCTTGGTGGGCCGAGGAGAGAACCGCGGCTCTGCCGTACGGGATCCCGGAAAATGGCGGTGGGATCGCGACGGCGGACGCGACGCAGATGAATGAGGCAGAGGCTGACGCCATCCGGCGCAGACGAGCCCAATACCAGCTCCCGGGGACGGTATACGCGACCGGTCTGGCGCTCTCGGGCGGTGGAATCCGCTCCGCCACTTTTTCACTTGGCGTGCTCATCGCCCTCGCAAGACGGAACCTGCTTCCCCAGTTCGATTACCTCTCCACCGTTTCAGGTGGCGGATATCTCGGTTCTTTCATCAGCGCGTTTCTCGTTTCGTCTCCAGACGCCGACGGAATCGGCTTGGAACGGCACCAACTCCCGTTCCGCCGCACCGAAGGCGAGGCAGCGGCGATCCGTCACCTTCGCCAGAACAGCAAGTACCTGGCAACCGGGAGTGCCTGGCAGCGGCTTACGATGGTGTTCGCACAGCTCCTTGGTATGCTGCTGAACGCCGCGGCCGTCCTGTTGGTGGTGCTCAGCGCTGCCCTGCTCGAACTGCTGATCCGATCCGCGCCGGTGTTCGATGGCTTGCTCGTGCCTTTCACCCGGGCTTCTGCTGTAGCCTTGGCCGGCGGAGCCGTGGGTGCGATGGCGCTGTTGCGGTACGGCACCCGGATCCAGAAGCACGCCGACGCGCTCGTAGCCCTTCCTGCGGCGGCGCTGGGAATCCTCCTCTGCTGGCGAGGGCTGGTCCTGGTGCACGAGTGGTACGGTGGCCTGTCGGTCTCCTCCTGGAAGCATTTTGGGCTGATGGCCGTGCTTGGCTCGGTTCCGCTGATCGCATCCGCCGCCTTCGCGTCCGGGACTCCTCGGCGAATTGCATCGCAGCTGCTCGTGGTGGTTTCGGCGCTGTCGGCGCCATTCTTCGTCTTGGGACTCTACCTTGCCGTCTACCATGCGGCGAGCACCGAGATCACCATCCCGCCCGGACGCGAGGTGCCGGCCGGCGTCGTCTTCTCGGTCGCGGCGCTAGTGGGATGGATCCTGTACTGGTTTCTGGTCGATGTCAACGCGACCTCTCCGCACCGGCACTACCGCGCCAAGCTCTCCGAGGCGTACCTGATCCGGCCGGACGACGGAAGCGACGCCAATGCGTTCCGCAGTGCGGTTTCCACAAAGCTGTCGGACCTGAGCCCAGACCCCAGATCCGGCGTTCCGCACCCGAACCGCGCGCCGTACCATCTCGTGAATTGCGCCCTGAATGTGCCCGGCTCGAAGAACGCCGCGATGCAAGGGCGGTTCACCGATTTCTTTCTCTTCAGCCCGCGGTTCTGCGGCAGCCCGGTGCTGGGCTACGCGCCTACGGAGAAATGGGAACTCGGCGACCGGCACCTTAACCTCGCCACGGCTATGGCGATCTCGGGAGCCGCGGCGGCGCCCCAGATGGGACTGGGAACCATGCCGCGTCTCCGGTTCTGGCTCGCGCTGCTGAATGTTCGGCTTGGGTACTGGGTTCGGAAGCCTGGGGCGTATTCCCCTCGAGAGCGGGGTGCGCCAGGGCTCGTGTACCTTTTTCGCGAGATGCTGGGATCTATGCACGAGCGCCGACCATGGGTCCATGCTTCAGACGGGGGGCACATCGAGAATCTTGGTGTGTACGAACTCCTGCGGCGCCGCTGCAAGTACATCGTGGCCGTCGACGGCGAACAGGATCCGAAAATGACCTTCCAGGGGCTGACCCGGCTGCAGCGCCTGGCCGCCATCGACCTGGGCGTACGGATCGACGTCGACCTCGACGACCTCCGGCTCAGCGAAGGTGGGCTGAGCCGCTCCCATTTCCGATTCTGCCGGATCCACTACCCGAAACGGGGAGATCGTCAGGCGGGGTACGGCTACCTGCTGTACCTGAAGCTGTCGCTGACCGGAAACGAGGGCGAGTTCATCCGGCGCTTCCGCGCAGACGAGCCCGCGTTCCCGCACCACTCCACGGCCGACCAGTTCTTCAGCGAGGAGCAGTTCGAGGCCTACCGGAGCCTCGGCGAGCACACCGGGAACAACCTGTTCCTGCGTGCCATCGTCGGAGACCTCGCGGACGGGCGTGAGGTGGGGCTGGAGGAGTGGTTCGCCCGGCTCGGAGCGAGCTTTCTCGATCCGGTGCGCCCCGACATGTCCGCGGAATAACGTGGAGCTTGCCCACCGACCGAAATGGATGGACATTATCCGGTCGGACCGACAAGCCCGGTCCCCACCTGCCCCTGGAGCGCTTTTCCCGTCCGCGTATCACCGGGGAGAGCGCCGCGGGCCGGGCATGCTGCATCTCCACCCCTCCCCCTGAGTAGTATGCCAGGTGATCCCCCCTTCCCCTCCGGCACCATTACCGCTCCCCTGGCCGTACACGTACTCTGGACCGGCGAAGACGCCGGCGCGGATTCGCTGGCCAACGGGGTGTACCGGTATCTCGCGCGGGATCCGAGGCGGCCGCTGGAGCGGGGACTTGGTATTCCGGTCCGCTTGTGGAAGGACCCGGTCGCGGAAGCGGTTCCCGCATTGGACCTGGATTCCATGTCGCGAGCCGCCGTGGTGCCCCTGGTTGGCGCGAAGATGGTGCTCGACGCCTCGGACGCACTCGCAGCGCTCCGCGAGCGGATTGAGGGATCGGGTGGGCGGCACCGCTTGTACCCGGTAGCGCTGACACCCGCTGCGTTCCGCGGCCCGCTCGCGGCCTCGAACTTCATCCGCCTCCAGTCCATCGGCGAGGCCACGCGGCTGCAGCCGCTGGTGGACGCACTGGCCCATGCGCTTTACCAGCTCCTCGCCGACGAGGGCTCCGGCCCTCCCCGGCTGCGTCTCTTCCTCAGCCATGCCAAGCACGACGGCCGCGAGATCGCCGAGGCGCTCCGCGACCACCTGCGTGCAGAGACGCAACTCGACAGCTTCTTCGACACGAACGACATCACCTACGGCTCCGCGTTCGCCGAGGAGATCGAGCGAGGCGCGGAGGGAGCCGCGCTCGTCGCAATCCAGACCGACGCCTACGCCAGCCGGGAATGGTGTCGTCGCGAAGTGCTCATCGCGAAGGCGGCGGGACGGCCGGTCATCGTCATCAACGCCGTCCGCATGGGCGAGCTGAGGAGCTTCCCGTACCTGGGAAACGTCCCGACTATTCGCTGGAGCCCTGGGGATGCCGTGGCCGAACGGTGCGCCAGCGTGGTCTCGCTGGCGCTCCGCGAGTCGCTCCGGGTCGTGCATTTCACC
This genomic interval from Longimicrobium sp. contains the following:
- a CDS encoding toll/interleukin-1 receptor domain-containing protein, whose protein sequence is MPVFISYTRSDEAVARRIHTTLTGKQITAYLDLLDPDIAPDRVTQAVCNGLNRCTHLLAVVSRETRASWWVPFEIGVATQGDRRITTFVRDLNRVDLPHYLQIWPILVADVQLDTFARLYLQDRMVLENKGLVTAARSAAIQNASQFHARLRGAIGQ